One stretch of Mus pahari chromosome 15, PAHARI_EIJ_v1.1, whole genome shotgun sequence DNA includes these proteins:
- the Mzb1 gene encoding marginal zone B- and B1-cell-specific protein translates to MRLPLPLLVLFGYRAILGCVADRVSLSASAPTLDDEEKYSSHMPAHLRCDACRAVAFQMGQRLAKAEAKSRTPDDSGLQELSESTYTDVLDQTCSQNWQSYGVHEVNQMKRLMGPGLSKGPEPRISVMITGGPWPNRLSKTCFHYLGEFGEDQIYEAHRQGPANLEALLCGGTHGPCSQEILAQREEL, encoded by the exons ATGAGACTGCCTCTGCCACTGTTGGTACTGTTCGGGTACAGGGCTATCCTGGGATGCGTCGCAGATAGGGTTTCCCTCTCGGCTTCGGCTCCCACCCTGGATGATGAAGAGAAGTACTCGTCTCATATGCCAGCTCACCTGCGCTGCGATGCCTGCCGGGCTGTGGCCTTCCAG ATGGGGCAACGTCTGGCGAAAGCAGAGGCTAAATCTCGCACTCCAGATGACAGTGGATTGCAGGAGCTGAGTGAATCCACGTATACAGATGTCCTAGACCAGACCTGCTCTCAGAACTGGCAGTC CTATGGAGTCCATGAAGTGAACCAGATGAAGCGTCTCATGGGCCCAGGACTTAGCAAGGGGCCAGAGCCAAGAATCAGCGTGATGATTACTGGGGGTCCCTGGCCCAATAG GCTCTCCAAGACCTGTTTCCACTACCTGGGTGAGTTTGGAGAGGACCAGATCTATGAAGCCCACCGCCAAGGCCCTGCGAATCTGGAGGCACTGCTCTGTGGGGGCACTCATGGGCCCTGCTCACAGGAGATCCTGGCTCAGAGAGAAGAGCTTTAG